In a genomic window of Sutcliffiella sp. FSL R7-0096:
- a CDS encoding tyrosine-type recombinase/integrase produces the protein MEGGKDRTIFIGKSLMTFLKGHFERYQEIKKQLGHEFNPNDLIFFNSRGDYLKLRELHRAYKNAIKRAGLKNARFHDLRHSHASILLKKNVHPKVVSEQLGHAKSSITLEIYSHVAPSLQEDAAHAFDEE, from the coding sequence ATAGAGGGAGGGAAAGACCGTACAATCTTTATTGGAAAAAGCCTTATGACATTCCTTAAAGGTCACTTCGAGCGTTATCAGGAGATTAAGAAGCAGTTAGGTCACGAATTCAATCCAAATGATTTGATCTTCTTCAATTCAAGAGGTGATTATCTGAAACTTCGTGAGTTGCATCGTGCCTATAAGAATGCCATTAAACGAGCGGGACTTAAAAATGCACGTTTTCACGACTTGCGCCACTCACATGCTTCGATTTTACTTAAAAAAAATGTCCATCCTAAAGTCGTCAGTGAACAATTAGGTCATGCTAAATCGAGTATTACATTAGAAATTTACAGTCATGTTGCTCCTTCCCTTCAGGAAGACGCTGCTCATGCATTTGATGAAGAATAA
- a CDS encoding DUF429 domain-containing protein, whose translation MIVIGLDLAGPSNHKDTVLTVFKKSKNHLTFHKMISNISDEKILNEVIELSRIDEVVIGIDAPLSYEDGGGDRTSDKELRKYIVSLGMKSGSIMTPTFTRMVYLTLRGIKLTREIEKLKTIFPIYIVEVHPGAAMGARVSKIEMEYVLTYKQNLSSREYLKNWFNQQNVIGLPTGVEKESHSIDSCAAALAAWHWADQSLKPKWIFPSIHPLHPYDYCC comes from the coding sequence ATGATTGTAATCGGGCTGGACTTGGCTGGTCCAAGTAATCATAAAGATACAGTGCTTACGGTATTTAAAAAGAGTAAGAATCATTTAACTTTCCATAAAATGATTTCAAATATAAGCGACGAAAAAATTTTGAACGAAGTAATTGAATTAAGTAGAATAGATGAGGTTGTTATCGGAATAGATGCTCCATTATCTTATGAAGATGGTGGTGGAGACAGGACAAGTGATAAAGAGTTACGAAAATATATTGTTTCCTTAGGGATGAAGTCTGGTTCCATCATGACGCCGACATTTACTAGAATGGTATATTTGACGTTAAGGGGAATCAAGCTTACGAGAGAGATAGAGAAACTGAAGACGATTTTTCCCATCTATATAGTTGAAGTACACCCCGGAGCGGCAATGGGGGCGAGGGTATCTAAAATAGAAATGGAATACGTTCTTACATATAAGCAGAATCTTTCATCACGGGAGTATCTTAAGAATTGGTTTAACCAACAAAATGTAATTGGCCTACCAACAGGTGTGGAAAAAGAAAGTCACTCCATTGATTCTTGTGCAGCTGCATTAGCAGCGTGGCACTGGGCGGACCAATCGCTTAAACCAAAATGGATTTTTCCTTCCATACACCCCTTGCATCCGTATGATTATTGTTGTTAA
- a CDS encoding GyrI-like domain-containing protein: MIQNSIATFKCEVIQRKLQLVGQCATGNFPQSFPDVAINVQKDFENRRSEVRNVVDPEVIFSPYLSNNLVATYFACVEVKEFDSIPNGMIAIDIPMTTYAKISCSNKTIDRGYERIFSWMKDNGYRQVSVEKALPIEIFYYEDNVEEEIVELYIPIVD, translated from the coding sequence ATGATTCAAAATTCCATTGCAACATTTAAGTGTGAAGTGATTCAAAGAAAATTACAGTTGGTTGGCCAGTGTGCAACAGGAAACTTTCCTCAGTCCTTTCCAGATGTTGCGATCAATGTACAAAAAGACTTTGAGAATAGAAGGAGCGAAGTGAGGAATGTAGTAGATCCCGAGGTGATTTTTAGCCCTTATCTATCCAACAACCTTGTGGCTACTTATTTTGCATGTGTGGAAGTGAAGGAATTTGATTCCATTCCTAACGGGATGATCGCAATTGATATTCCCATGACAACCTATGCAAAGATAAGCTGTTCAAATAAAACGATTGATAGGGGTTATGAAAGAATCTTTTCTTGGATGAAGGATAATGGATACCGACAAGTAAGTGTTGAGAAGGCTTTACCAATCGAAATTTTCTATTATGAAGATAATGTAGAGGAAGAAATCGTAGAATTATATATTCCTATAGTCGATTAA
- a CDS encoding ABC transporter ATP-binding protein, translating to MKVVECEGLVKEYGRSRALSDLSFQISENKITGLIGRNGAGKTTLLKIMAGFQKQTSGAMKVFHEEPYNSLFVSANSILVDDQMAFPVALNLGEVLEACAAFYPKWDEELALRLFEYFTFRKAYHHSELSKGMKSTFNMIVGLSSRCALTMFDEPTTGMDASVRKDFYRALLKDYILNPRTIIVSSHHLEEIEDLLEDILLLKNGEKLLHMPVAEIKEYAIGVQGKVSVLAEWLEDKDVLYSKTIGTEMIYTVIENNYTEKIKQDARKLGFKLTSVSSNDVCIYLTSNERGGIDAVFE from the coding sequence ATGAAAGTAGTGGAATGTGAGGGCTTGGTTAAGGAATATGGTCGTTCAAGGGCACTAAGTGATCTGAGTTTCCAAATTAGTGAAAATAAGATAACGGGGTTGATCGGCAGAAACGGTGCAGGAAAAACGACCCTTTTGAAAATAATGGCTGGTTTTCAGAAGCAGACATCTGGAGCGATGAAAGTCTTTCATGAAGAACCATATAATAGCTTATTCGTGTCAGCAAATAGTATTCTTGTAGATGATCAGATGGCATTTCCAGTTGCGTTAAATTTGGGAGAGGTCTTGGAGGCATGTGCAGCATTTTATCCAAAATGGGATGAAGAGCTCGCTTTGAGACTATTCGAATACTTTACCTTTCGCAAAGCTTACCATCATAGTGAACTATCCAAAGGAATGAAGAGCACCTTTAACATGATTGTTGGATTGTCATCACGATGTGCGCTGACTATGTTTGACGAACCTACAACTGGAATGGACGCCTCGGTTCGCAAAGATTTCTATCGTGCCCTCCTGAAAGATTATATCCTCAACCCACGAACCATTATTGTCTCCAGTCATCACCTGGAAGAGATAGAAGACCTTTTAGAGGATATCTTATTGCTTAAAAATGGAGAAAAACTGCTACACATGCCTGTGGCTGAAATCAAAGAATACGCGATTGGCGTACAGGGAAAAGTGAGTGTTCTTGCAGAGTGGTTAGAGGATAAAGATGTCCTATACAGTAAAACGATCGGTACAGAAATGATTTATACGGTTATTGAAAACAACTATACAGAAAAAATCAAGCAAGATGCAAGAAAGCTAGGATTTAAGCTTACATCCGTTTCTTCCAACGATGTATGCATCTATTTAACTAGTAATGAAAGAGGTGGGATTGATGCAGTCTTTGAGTAA
- a CDS encoding GntR family transcriptional regulator, translating into MILNTDGTKPIYVQIAEWLETEILNENFLQDQKVYSQYQLAEIFNINPATAAKGLTLLVEDEVLYKKRGLGMFVTEAAQAIILTKRREHTLKRLVSELVLEAEQLNVGIEELLEMVSTESKQSKGE; encoded by the coding sequence TTGATTCTTAATACGGATGGTACAAAACCGATCTATGTACAAATCGCCGAATGGCTTGAGACGGAGATCCTGAACGAAAATTTCCTACAGGATCAAAAAGTGTATTCACAATATCAACTAGCTGAAATTTTTAATATAAATCCCGCAACTGCAGCAAAGGGTCTTACATTATTGGTGGAAGATGAAGTCTTATACAAGAAGAGGGGGCTCGGCATGTTTGTAACAGAAGCAGCACAAGCTATCATCCTGACGAAAAGGCGAGAACATACGTTGAAAAGACTAGTTTCTGAATTGGTATTAGAGGCTGAGCAACTAAATGTAGGGATTGAAGAGTTGCTAGAAATGGTGAGTACGGAAAGTAAACAAAGCAAGGGGGAGTAA
- a CDS encoding phosphotransferase: MIISKDSIISDILQTLSPYFLDKVINITPINRGYLNLKWKVTTQEDTYLVKQFNQDRLKKYDLDDLLYALKQQKRLYNMNFPCPSIFFAMETPLWQTDGGEIFMVMEFCPGETKPYGNLNSEEMYHFGKSTGRMHAILNKGATGNGMSAEFIPPSIEQRTIHWLKVEEEANSKGKKDLLPFIKKQRLLTEQIDLNKLGLADTGWAHRDLFLDNVLFHEGRVSAILDFDRLRYDYPKLDVARAVISSALINNNFNVELVSCYMAGYKEEITCNDSFLIEGLRLLWYMESTWWIDAEMDKHVGPPIRFLEEMKWLQENYHELEAILMD, from the coding sequence ATGATAATATCGAAAGATTCTATTATAAGTGATATATTGCAAACATTGTCTCCATATTTTTTGGATAAAGTAATAAATATTACACCTATTAATCGTGGTTACCTTAATCTGAAATGGAAAGTAACCACACAGGAAGACACTTATCTAGTCAAGCAATTTAATCAAGATAGATTAAAAAAATATGACCTGGACGATCTTTTGTATGCATTAAAACAGCAAAAAAGGTTGTATAATATGAATTTTCCATGCCCAAGTATTTTTTTTGCTATGGAAACTCCCCTTTGGCAAACTGATGGAGGAGAAATATTTATGGTTATGGAGTTTTGCCCAGGAGAAACAAAACCTTATGGAAACCTAAATAGCGAAGAGATGTATCATTTTGGCAAAAGCACTGGTAGAATGCATGCCATCCTAAATAAAGGTGCAACAGGAAATGGGATGAGTGCAGAGTTTATTCCCCCTAGTATAGAACAGCGAACGATACATTGGTTGAAGGTTGAGGAAGAGGCCAATTCCAAAGGGAAAAAAGATTTATTGCCTTTTATAAAAAAACAACGCCTATTAACGGAACAAATCGATTTAAATAAACTCGGGCTGGCGGACACCGGATGGGCGCATAGAGATTTATTTTTGGATAATGTTTTGTTTCACGAAGGCAGGGTCTCAGCCATCCTGGATTTTGACCGCCTGCGATATGATTACCCTAAACTAGATGTCGCAAGAGCGGTGATTTCAAGTGCTTTAATTAATAATAATTTTAATGTTGAATTGGTATCTTGTTACATGGCAGGTTACAAAGAAGAAATAACATGTAATGATTCTTTTCTGATAGAAGGACTTCGACTGCTTTGGTATATGGAAAGCACATGGTGGATAGATGCGGAAATGGATAAGCACGTTGGCCCACCAATTAGGTTTTTAGAAGAAATGAAATGGTTGCAAGAAAATTATCATGAATTAGAGGCTATATTAATGGATTAA
- a CDS encoding GyrI-like domain-containing protein, which yields MKTLVGEIVTIPSYRAMGLKWEGSYAEVPKLKEVILQMSNRVNELRFVKNPETQLGLSYHLRSDGFVHYSVFVVDNQQELPSGMVQITVPEMTYLKVTHPKGKDIGATYTEIYQWFKECDYRPLKEKGIEYYDDLPIKHERYPVDRDLEDPHFDILIPVLQKS from the coding sequence TTGAAAACACTAGTAGGTGAAATAGTGACCATTCCTTCTTATCGTGCGATGGGGTTAAAGTGGGAAGGTTCCTATGCGGAAGTGCCAAAACTAAAAGAAGTGATCTTGCAGATGAGTAATAGAGTCAATGAACTTCGTTTTGTAAAAAACCCTGAAACACAATTAGGGTTATCTTATCATCTAAGGTCTGATGGGTTTGTTCATTACTCTGTTTTTGTAGTGGATAATCAACAAGAGTTACCGTCTGGAATGGTCCAAATAACCGTACCAGAGATGACCTATTTAAAGGTAACGCACCCAAAAGGAAAAGATATTGGTGCCACCTATACGGAAATTTATCAATGGTTTAAAGAGTGTGACTATCGACCTCTAAAAGAAAAAGGCATAGAATATTACGATGATCTTCCAATCAAGCATGAGAGGTATCCTGTGGATAGAGATTTGGAAGATCCGCATTTTGATATTTTAATCCCAGTTTTACAGAAATCATAA
- a CDS encoding AAA family ATPase — MKLEKETQYIRGITLKRETIPTFDRFPFNLPVIKNLDTLHLHPNVTYIIGENGMGKSTLLEGIAIALGFNPEGGTLNFNFTSYDSHSDLDNYLRVIKGAERPMDSFFFRAETFYNVATNIEEMDRQRGGGRRIIDSFGGKSLHQQSHGESFFAAFVERFQGRGLYILDEPEAALSPLRQMSMLARINELVQEGSQFIISTHSPIVMAFPEAKILELKEDGMCETSLEETPHYTIMKQFFDDRERMLYHLFQSN; from the coding sequence TTGAAGTTAGAGAAAGAAACGCAATACATAAGAGGAATCACATTAAAGAGAGAAACCATTCCCACATTCGATCGTTTCCCTTTCAACCTGCCGGTAATAAAAAACTTGGACACCCTTCACCTACATCCTAATGTCACCTACATCATCGGGGAAAATGGAATGGGGAAATCCACCTTACTTGAGGGGATTGCTATTGCTTTGGGCTTTAATCCTGAGGGAGGGACGTTAAATTTTAACTTTACAAGCTACGACTCCCACTCGGATTTGGACAACTATTTACGTGTGATAAAAGGTGCAGAGAGACCGATGGATAGCTTTTTCTTTAGGGCGGAGACCTTCTACAATGTTGCAACCAATATTGAGGAAATGGATCGGCAAAGAGGAGGAGGAAGAAGGATCATTGATTCTTTTGGAGGGAAATCACTGCATCAACAATCGCACGGAGAATCTTTTTTTGCTGCATTTGTGGAGCGTTTTCAAGGAAGGGGTTTATATATACTCGATGAGCCGGAAGCCGCTTTGTCTCCTTTGAGACAAATGTCCATGCTTGCCAGAATAAACGAACTGGTGCAAGAAGGATCACAATTCATTATCTCCACTCACTCCCCAATTGTCATGGCTTTTCCTGAGGCAAAAATTCTTGAGTTGAAGGAAGATGGGATGTGTGAAACTTCGTTGGAAGAAACACCACACTATACAATCATGAAACAATTCTTTGATGATAGGGAAAGGATGCTGTATCACTTGTTTCAGTCTAATTGA
- a CDS encoding spore germination protein, producing the protein MACFINNVVIKNVNGGVVNFGNIFKACPIAEETGVTGSGSGNLGQCIKTHTKISVVNVCGKKNVQINDEIGEGFD; encoded by the coding sequence ATGGCTTGTTTTATTAACAATGTGGTGATCAAGAACGTAAATGGCGGAGTTGTGAACTTTGGGAATATATTTAAAGCATGCCCGATAGCAGAAGAAACCGGTGTAACGGGTTCGGGTTCAGGTAACCTTGGACAATGCATCAAGACCCATACAAAGATTAGTGTAGTCAATGTATGCGGGAAGAAAAATGTCCAAATAAATGATGAAATAGGTGAGGGGTTTGACTAA